One genomic window of Nicotiana sylvestris chromosome 10, ASM39365v2, whole genome shotgun sequence includes the following:
- the LOC104224928 gene encoding vignain-like, whose protein sequence is MEMKKIFLVLFSLALVLRLGEAFDFQEKELETEESLWELYERWRSHHTVSRSLDEKHKRFNVFKANVHYVHDFNKKDKPYKLKLNKFADMTNHEFRSHYAGSKVKHYRALQGTPSGNGSFMYANVNNVPPSVDWRKKGAVTPVKDQGQCGSCWAFSTVVAVEGINQIKTNKLISLSEQELVDCDTRQNQGCNGGLMDLAFDFIKKKGGITTEDNYPYRAADGKCNIQKENSPAVSIDGHEDVPPNNEDALLKAAANQPIAVAIDASGSDFQFYSEGVYTGDCGTELDHGVAVVGYGTTVDGTKYWTVKNSWGAEWGEKGYIRMQRGIDAKEGLCGIAMEPSYPIKTSSNPIGSPATTYKDEL, encoded by the exons ATGGAAATGAAGAAGatctttcttgttcttttctCTTTAGCTCTGGTTCTTAGGCTCGGGGAGGCTTTCGATTTCCAAGAGAAGGAGTTGGAGACGGAGGAAAGCTTGTGGGAATTGTACGAGAGGTGGAGAAGCCATCACACAGTGTCAAGGAGCCTTGATGAGAAGCACAAGAGGTTCAATGTGTTCAAGGCCAATGTTCACTATGTTCATGACTTCAACAAGAAGGACAAGCCTTATAAGTTGAAACTTAACAAGTTTGCAGACATGACTAACCATGAATTCAGAAGCCATTATGCTGGTTCCAAGGTTAAGCATTACAGGGCACTCCAAGGAACTCCAAGTGGGAATGGAAGTTTCATGTATGCTAATGTGAACAATGTCCCTCCCTCTGTTGATTGGAGGAAGAAAGGCGCCGTAACTCCTGTCAAAGACCAAGGCCAGTGTG GAAGTTGCTGGGCATTTTCAACTGTGGTAGCAGTGGAGGGAATAAACCAAATTAAAACGAATAAATTAATTTCTCTATCAGAGCAAGAGCTTGTTGACTGTGACACTAGACAAAACCAAGGATGCAATGGAGGATTGATGGACTTGGCATTTGACTTCATCAAGAAAAAGGGAGGCATCACTACAGAGGATAACTATCCTTACAGAGCTGCAGACGGAAAGTGTAACATCCAAAAG GAGAATTCTCCTGCTGTATCAATCGACGGACATGAGGATGTTCCCCCTAATAACGAGGATGCATTGCTTAAAGCAGCTGCCAACCAGCCTATTGCTGTAGCAATAGACGCTTCAGGCTCTGATTTCCAGTTCTATTCTGAG GGGGTGTACACGGGAGATTGTGGGACTGAGCTAGACCATGGAGTGGCAGTTGTGGGCTATGGTACAACTGTTGATGGAACCAAATACTGGACTGTGAAGAACTCTTGGGGAGCTGAATGGGGAGAAAAAGGATACATTAGGATGCAGCGAGGAATTGATGCAAAAGAAGGATTGTGTGGTATAGCAATGGAACCCTCCTACCCAATCAAGACTTCAAGCAACCCTATAGGGTCTCCTGCAACAACATATAAGGATGAACTCTAG